The sequence GAAGGCCGCGACGGTCGTCGATGCCACGGGCATGGCGGTCGCTCCCGGCTTCATCAATATGCTCTCCTGGTCGACCGAATCGCTGATCATCGACGGACGTTCGCAGGGCGAGCTGCGCCAGGGCGTGACCACGCAGATCTTCGGCGAAGGCTGGTCCATGGGCCCGCTGACCGATGAGATGAAGCGCCGCCGCACAGCCGAGCAGGGCGACCTGAAGTACGACATCGCCTGGACCACGCTGGGCGAGTACCTGCGCTACCTGGAGAAGAAAGGCGTGGCGCAAAACGTCGCTTCCTACGTGGGCGCCACGACCATTCGCGAATACGTCATCGGCCTGGAGGACAAAAAGCCCACGCCCCAGCAGCTCGAGCAGATGCGCGCGCTGGTGCGGCGGGAGATGGAAGACGGCGCACTGGGCATCGGCTCGTCGCTCATCTACGCACCCGCGTTCTACGCCTCCACCGAAGAGCTGATCGAGCTGTGCAGGGTGGCTGCGCAATACAAAGGCAAGTACATCTCGCACATGCGCAGCGAAGGCAACCGGCTGATCGAGGCGGTGGAAGAGCTGATCCGCATCAGCCGCGAAGCCGGACTGCCCGCCGAGATCTATCACCTGAAAGCCGGCGGCGAGAAGAACTGGCCGAAGATGGACCAGGTCATCGCCCTGGTGGAGCGCGCCCGCGCCGAGGGCCTGAAGATCACCGCCGACATGTACACCTACACCGCGGGCGCCACCGGCCTGAACGCAGCCATGCCGCCCTGGTCCCAGTCCGGCGGCCACGAGGCCTGGTTCAAGCGCCTGCAGGACCCCGAGCTGCGCAAGAGGATCGCAGACGAGATCCGCACCCCGAGCGACCAGTGGGAGAACCTGTATCTCGCCGCAGGCTCGCCGGAGCGCATCCTGCTGGTGGGCTTCAAGAACGACAAGCTGAAGCCGCTCACCGGCAAGTCGCTGGCGGAAGTGGCCAAGATGCGCGGCAAGGATCCGGTGGAAGTCATGATGGACCTGGTGGTCGAGGACCAGTCGCGCGTGGACACGGTGTACTTCCTCATGTCGGAAGACAACGTCCGCAAGCAGATCCGGTTGCCGTGGGTGTCGTTCGGTTCCGATGAAGCCTCCATTGCGCCCGAAGGCGTGTTCCTGAAGTCCAACCCGCATCCCCGCGCCTACGGGAACTTCGCGCGCCTGCTGGGCAAGTACGTGCGCGAAGAAAAGCTCATCCCGCTGGAAGAAGCCGTGCACCGGCTGAGCGGGCTGCCGGCCACGAATCTCGGGCTCGACCGGCGCGGCTTCCTGCAGCCGGGCATGTTCGCCGACGTGGTGGTGTTTGACCCGCAGACCATCGCCGATCGCGCCACCTATGAGAAGCCGCACCAGTACGCGGTGGGCGTGCGGCAGGTC is a genomic window of Terriglobales bacterium containing:
- a CDS encoding D-aminoacylase, with protein sequence MRIRYLAGVVALALTGLAASTSAQQESFDVIIRGGTVYDGSGGKPQRADVGIRGDQIAAVGDLSGAKAATVVDATGMAVAPGFINMLSWSTESLIIDGRSQGELRQGVTTQIFGEGWSMGPLTDEMKRRRTAEQGDLKYDIAWTTLGEYLRYLEKKGVAQNVASYVGATTIREYVIGLEDKKPTPQQLEQMRALVRREMEDGALGIGSSLIYAPAFYASTEELIELCRVAAQYKGKYISHMRSEGNRLIEAVEELIRISREAGLPAEIYHLKAGGEKNWPKMDQVIALVERARAEGLKITADMYTYTAGATGLNAAMPPWSQSGGHEAWFKRLQDPELRKRIADEIRTPSDQWENLYLAAGSPERILLVGFKNDKLKPLTGKSLAEVAKMRGKDPVEVMMDLVVEDQSRVDTVYFLMSEDNVRKQIRLPWVSFGSDEASIAPEGVFLKSNPHPRAYGNFARLLGKYVREEKLIPLEEAVHRLSGLPATNLGLDRRGFLQPGMFADVVVFDPQTIADRATYEKPHQYAVGVRQVFVNGVQVIKDGDHTGALPGRALWGPGKVAK